In one Carassius carassius chromosome 12, fCarCar2.1, whole genome shotgun sequence genomic region, the following are encoded:
- the psmb11a gene encoding proteasome subunit beta type-11a yields MALQDVCGFLETSDDISPCTYQPNEMGYMWRTPFEFDRDSAFHFVSPPQQFRRKNRAPNLFSSTFSSLSPHQQPFQLSHGTTTLGFIFQDGVIAAADTRASCKGLICCPISQKIMPIHSHLVVNTSGSGADCMLWERILTREMRLYQLRHRKRLSVNGAAKLLSMMLHPFKGTNVCVAATLCGWDGEETQATLQSCMEITDVKEAVEQDSNASTISDESAQGSVKMASISEQDEISKDTQALNSTVSDQNTNNVLSTFGGQSGPRVCYVCSDGLQLKGEIISVGSGSPYAYAVLDDGWRWGMTVDEAVALAREAVFRATHWDAYSGNNVDLFHITAHGWRRRDREDLKEEYYREREREQKKIKEREKERQKREGDELVEGEAYSVHCG; encoded by the coding sequence ATGGCTCTTCAGGATGTTTGTGGTTTCCTGGAGACTTCTGATGACATCAGCCCATGCACTTACCAACCAAATGAGATGGGATACATGTGGAGGACACCGTTCGAGTTTGACAGAGATAGTGCTTTTCATTTTGTTTCCCCCCCTCAGCAGTTCAGAAGAAAAAACAGAGCACCAAATCTTTTCTCTTCGACTTTCTCCAGTCTGTCACCTCATCAACAACCCTTTCAGCTATCCCATGGTACCACAACTTTGGGTTTTATATTTCAGGATGGCGTGATAGCTGCTGCAGACACCCGTGCCAGCTGTAAGGGTCTAATTTGCTGCCCGATAAGTCAAAAGATTATGCCTATCCACTCTCACCTGGTGGTCAACACCTCAGGCAGCGGTGCTGATTGTATGCTGTGGGAACGGATTCTTACCCGTGAGATGAGGCTTTACCAGCTTCGCCATCGTAAGAGACTAAGCGTCAATGGGGCTGCAAAACTGCTCTCCATGATGCTTCATCCATTCAAAGGCACTAATGTGTGTGTGGCAGCTACTCTATGTGGATgggatggagaagaaacgcaagcaACACTACAGTCCTGCATGGAAATCACAGATGTTAAGGAAGCAGTGGAACAGGATAGCAATGCATCCACAATTTCAGATGAATCTGCTCAAGGTAGTGTGAAAATGGCCTCTATAAGTGAGCAGGATGAGATCTCGAAGGACACTCAAGCACTGAATTCAACTGTGTCAGATCAAAATACAAACAACGTTCTGTCTACTTTTGGAGGACAGTCTGGTCCCAGGGTGTGCTATGTTTGCAGTGATGGCCTGCAACTGAAAGGAGAGATAATATCAGTGGGCTCAGGGTCACCCTATGCATACGCTGTGCTTGATGATGGTTGGAGATGGGGAATGACTGTGGATGAGGCAGTGGCACTGGCCCGGGAGGCTGTTTTCAGAGCCACTCACTGGGATGCCTACTCTGGGAATAATGTAGACCTTTTCCACATCACTGCCCATGGCTGGCGACGCAGAGACAGAGAAGATCTGAAGGAGGAGTActacagagagagggagagagagcagaaGAAGAtcaaagagagggagaaagagagacagaaaagagAGGGGGATGAGCTGGTTGAAGGGGAAGCCTATTCAGTACACTGTGGATAG
- the LOC132154694 gene encoding proteasome subunit beta type-5-like, with the protein MALSSVLRSESADFVDRFNQPFAHGCGLNQKDLGFGAALDESLNFAVKPLDEADETERKIEFLHGTTTLAFKFQHGVIVAVDSRATAGSYIASQTVKKVIEINPYLLGTMAGGAADCSFWERLLARQCRIYELRNKERISVAAASKLLANMVYQYKGMGLSMGTMVCGWDKRGPGLYYVDSEGNRVCGDLFAVGSGSMYAYGVVDSGLRYDLTVEEACDLGRRAIYQATYRDAYSGGQVNLYRVHSDGWERVSQEDVLQLHLKYQSEKA; encoded by the exons ATGGCGCTGTCTAGTGTACTGCGGAGTGAGTCTGCGGATTTTGTAGATCGCTTTAACCAGCCCTTTGCGCACGGTTGCGGTCTTAACCAGAAAGACCTCGGCTTTGGAGCAGCACTGGATGAAAGTCTGAACTTCGCCGTGAAACCGCTGGATGAAGCGGATGAAACGGAGAGAAAAATCGAGTTTCTTCACGGCACGACCACTTTAGCATTCAAA TTTCAGCATGGTGTCATTGTGGCTGTGGATTCCAGAGCGACAGCCGGCTCCTACATCGCTTCACAGACAGTGAAGAAGGTGATTGAAATCAACCCGTACCTGCTCGGCACCATGGCCGGCGGAGCCGCGGACTGCAGCTTCTGGGAGCGTCTGCTGGCTAGGCAGTGCCGCATCTACGAGCTGCGCAACAAAGAGCGCATTTCTGTGGCAGCTGCCTCCAAGCTACTGGCTAACATGGTGTATCAGTACAAAGGCATGGGCCTCAGCATGGGCACGATGGTCTGCGGCTGGGACAAAAGAGGACCAG GGCTCTACTATGTGGACTCAGAGGGCAACCGAGTATGTGGAGACCTGTTCGCAGTTGGTTCGGGATCCATGTACGCCTACGGTGTCGTCGACAGCGGCCTTCGCTATGACCTGACTGTAGAAGAAGCATGTGACCTGGGCCGCCGCGCCATCTACCAAGCTACTTACCGTGACGCCTACAGCGGAGGCCAAGTCAACCTCTACCGCGTCCACAGTGATGGCTGGGAAAGGGTTTCTCAGGAAGACGTGCTTCAGCTGCACCTTAAATACCAGAGCGAGAAAGCATAG